ACGGAGTGGACATGTCCGACCCGGTCTCCGGGTTCTCGGCCGTCTTCACGAAGATGGCCGGAAGCCGGGACCGGCACCAGCGCTCCGTCGTCCTGGTGGACGATCTGCATCTGCTCGATTCCACCTCCGTGATGCTGCTGCGCCAGCTGATGGACGCGCGGGCGGTGTTCCTGGTGGGCACCGTGCGCACGGGTGAGCCGGCGAGCGAGGCGGTCGCGTCACTGGGGCAGGGTGACGGCGTCCACCAGTTGGATCTCGCGGAGTTCACGCTTCAGGAGGTCGAGACGCTGCTGCAGCAGGTGCTCGGTGGGCCGGTGAACCGCCGGACGACACACGAGCTGTACACCGCGAGCAGCGGCAACCCGCTGTATCTGAGGGAGCTGGTGCAGGGTGCGCTCGCCACGGGGGCGCTGGCCGGCGACCAAGAACTGTGGGAGCTGGTGGCGGAGGACCGTCTGCCCGTCACCCGCCGGCTGACCGATGTGATCCGGCACCGGCTGTCGGCCGCCGACGCCTCCAGCAGGCTGGTGCTGGAGACCCTGGCGCTGTGCGAGCCCATGGCCCTGGCGCACCTGGAGGCCGGTGACGGGCCCGGTGTCCTGAACGCCCTGGAGCGCGCCGAGCTGATCACCATCGTCCGGGACCGGCGGCGCACCACGGTACGGCTGGCGCACCCGCTGTACGGAGAGGTGCTGCGGGCGGATCTGCCGGTCCTGCGCCGTCGGGGGATTCTGCTGGCCCAGGCCGCCGTGCTGGAGCAGTCGGGCGCCCGTCGCAGGGAGGACGCCCTGCACCTGGCCTCGTACCAGCTCGCCGCCACCGGCACCGCCGATCCCGCGCTGCTCACCGAGGCCGCCGCCCTCGCCTCGTACGCCCGCGACCACCCCCGGGCGCTCGAGTTCCTGCACGCCGTGCCCGAGGCCAAGCAGACCGTGCCGGTCCTGCTCCTGCTCGGCAAGTCACTGTACGAGATGGGGGAAACCGAGCCCGCGGAGAGCACTCTGGCCCGGGCAGACGCCCTGGCCGTGGACGAAGCAGAGGCACTGGCCGTGGCGCTGGTGCGCACGCAGAATCAGATCTGGGGAAAGGGCGTCACCGCCGAGGAGGCGATCGCGCTCGCCGACCGCGCCCGTGACCGGGTCACCAGCCCGCTCGGCCTGCGCGTCCTCCGGATCAACGAGGCTGCCATCCGGTTCAGCGTGGGCGACCTCGCGGAGAGCCTGCGCCTGCTCGCCGATCTGGAGCAGGACGCCCAGCAGGCGCCGGACGTGCAGATGTGGCTGATGGGGGCGACGACGAAGTCGGTGTCGCTGGCGTTCCTCGGCCGTGGCGCCGAGGCGACCGCCTGGGCGGAGCGCGCGGTCGCCGCCTGCTCGGGCGCCGACCTCGACATGTACACAACGATCACCTTCCAGGGAGCGGCCAACTCCGTCCTCGTCTGGGCGCTCACCTGGAGCGGCCGGCTGGACGAGGCACGGGCCGTCGGCGAGGCCGCCTACGCCGAACTCGCCGGGACCTACGCCAATCCGGAACGCATGCTCCTGGCCTACCAGTTGGGGTGCACCGCCTGGACGGCCGGGCATCCCGCGTCCGCCCGCCGCTGGTTCGCCGAGGTGACCCGTGCCGCCCGCACGCCCTCCCGGAGCGGGCGCGCCATGTCGCTCGCCGGCCTCGCCGCCTCCGCGGCGCTGCTCGGCGACGTTCCCGCTGCCGAGGCCGCGTTGGAGGAGTTCGACCGTACGCCCACGCCGGTGCGCCTGCCTCATGAACGGTTCGGGGAGGCGTGGCTGCTGGTGGCCCGCGGTGAGCTGAGCCAGGCGCGCGACGCTCTCCGCTCCGCGGCCGCCGAGGCGAGGGAGCGCGGGCACACGGGCTCCGAGGCGGTCCTCCTCACCGACCTCGCCAGGCTCGGCCGGGCACGGGAGGCCGCGCCCCGCCTCGCCGAACTGGCGTCCCGGTGCGGCGACGGCTCCCTCGTGTCGGCCCAGTCACGGTTCACCGCGGCCCTGGCCTCACGGGACGCGGACGAGCTCCTCGCGGTGTGCGACCTGCTGGAGGGCATGGGCGCGCATCTGCTCGCCGCCGAAGCCGCGAACACCGCCGCTGCGGTGTGGTCGAAGGCCGGAGACCCACGGCGGGCCGCTGCCGCCGCCGCGCGCTCCTCGGCGAACGCGGACCGCTGCGAGGGGGCGAGCACCCCGGCGCTCCTCGTTCCCACACCGACGTCTGCACCGCTCACCCCCCGCGAGCGGGAGATCGCGTTCCTCGCCTCCCGAGGTATGACGAGCAGGGATGTCGCGGCCCGGCTGACCATCTCCGTCCGTACGGTCGACAACCACCTCCAGCGCGTGTACGCCAAGCTCGGGATCACCGACCGGCGGCAACTGCCCCGACCCGGCAACGAACCGACGGGTACGCACGGGGGTTGAGGCGACGTGCCAGGAATCGGCTGGGCCCAGCTGGGCTCGTTCATGGTGCTGTGCCTGCTTCTCGCCGCAACCCCCGGCGCCAACCTCACGGTCGTGTTGGCCGGCGCACGAGAGGGTCACGGGGTGCGCGCTCGTCGGACTCGGTACGTGGCCGGCCGTGGGGCCGCACTGAACCGGTGGCATGCGCCCGGTCTCACCCGGGGCCTGGGCCCGGCTGGGGCTGCCCGAGGGGTCGGGGGCCGCCGTGCGGGGCGCGGAAGGCCCGCCGGTAACCGTGCGGTGTGATTCCCAGCCGGCGGGCGAAGTGGTGGCGCAGGGTGTCGACGGTGCCGAAGCCGCTTCGCCTGGCGATGACGGTGATCGGGTCGTCGGTGGTCTCCAGGTGGTGCTGTGCGAGCAGGACTCGTTGTCCCGTCAGCCACTGCAGCGGGGTGGTCCCGGTCTCCTGCCGGAAGCGGCGGGCGAAGGTACGCGGGGACAGATGCGCTTCGCGGGCCATCGCCTCGACGGTCAGTTCCCGGTCGAGGTTGGCTTCGATCCAGCTCAGGACGGGGGTGAGAAGGGTGCTTCCGTCCCGAGGCTGGGGGCGCTCCCGGTACTGGCGCTGGCCGCCTTCGCGGTGCGGCGGCGCGACCATGCGACGGGCGACGGCGTTGGCGACGGTGCTGCCGTGCTCCCTGCGGATCAGGTGGAGGCAGGTATCCACGCCGGCGGCGGTACCGGCCCCCGTGATGATCGGGTTCTCGTCGACATACAGCACGTCCGACTCGACATGGGCACGTGGATGGCGGCGAGCGAGTTCCCCGGTGTAGCGCCAGTGGGTGGTGCAGCGCCGGCCGTCCAGCAGGCCCGCCTCGCCCAGGAGGAATGCCCCGGTGCAGATGCTCAGGACACAGGCCCCTCGATCGACGGCGGCACGCAGCTCTTCGGCCAGGCGGTCCGGCTGCCGCACCCGGAGATCGTATGCGGGGACGCAGACGAGATCCGCGGAGGAGAGCCGTTCCGGGCCATGGGGTGCTCGTATCTCGAAGCCGTGCCGGGTGGGCACGGCGCCGGCGGCGGCCGACACGAGGGCGAAGTCGTAGACGGGCAGACCATCCTCGCCTCGGTCGATGCCGAAGACCTCGCAGAACACCCCCACCTCGAAGGCATGGCTGCCTTCGAGGGCCAAGACGGCGACATCGTGAATCATCGGCTCCCGGCCCCCGGTCTGCTGGTGATGGCGGGAACTTCAGCCTACCTGTCATTTCTGCCACTGCCGCCGCGCGGCCGGCCCTGAAAGGCTTGTGGCCGTTCCCCGCACGGCACGGCAGTTGGGCTGCAGATGATCAAGCCACCCCCCACCGCGGACACCACGGCGCTCTCGTCACGGGCCGCGCAGGTCCTACGCGGACTCGCGCTCGACGAGGAGCTGAAGTGGCACGTCCCGAAAGACCCGGTTCTCGGTCCCCTGGCCCGCAGGGTCGCCCGGCGCTTCGTGGCCGGCGAAGGCCTCACCGACGCTCGGGACCGCGCGCGGCGCGTCCTCGCCGAGGGCCACCGGGTGAGCGTCGAGTACCTGGGCGAGAGCTGCCGCGACCCGCGGCGGGCCACGACGGAGACGGACGTGTTCGTCGACGCCGCGCGACTCCTGCCGCCCGGCTGCTCGGTCTCCCTCGATCTCTCCCACATAGGCCTCGCCGTCGACGGGGAAGTCGCGCTGAGGAACGCCTCCCGCATCGCACGGGCCACCGCCGAGACCGGCCGGGAGCTGATGATCTCGGCCGAAGGCTCCGACCGCACCGATGCGGTGCTGGCCCTGCACCGGGCGCTGTGCGAACGCTTCGATCACGTGGGTGTCACCGTCCAGGCGCGACTGCACCGGACGGCCGAAGACCTGCGAGGGCTTCTCGCGCTCCCCGGGCGTATCCGCCTGGTCAAGGGTGCCTTCCTCGAACCTCGGAGTATCGCCTACACCCGCGAGGACCCCGCTCTGGCCGCCGCCTACCTCGCCTACGCGGAACAACTGGCCGACTCGGGCCACCGGTGTTCCTTCGCCACCCACGACTGGGACCTGATCCACCGCATCGACCAACACCTCGGCGGAGCGGGCCACGAGACCGCTCCCTGGGAGTTCGAAACCCTCCTGGGGCTCGGACCGGACCGCCTCGACGCCATGGCCGGACAAGGCCACCCCACTCGCGAGTACGTCGTCTTCGGCACCGAATGGTGGCTCTACGTCTGCAACCGACTCGCCGAGGACCCTGGGCGCCTGCTCCAAGCACTCGTCGACGCCGCTGCCCGGTGATCCGATGCTCGTGCGGTTCGTTCGACGATCGCGGAACGCCGCAGGTCCGGCACCCGACAGACGGGGTGGATGCCGAGATCCCGTGCGACGGGCCCGACGGTCCGGTGCAGGCCGGCCTTGACGACCCGCGTGCTCGCGGAGTTCGTCCGGGTGTTCACGGGGACGCTGTCGTGGTGCCGGTGGATCTCCTTCGCCGCGATCGTGGCCCCGG
The Streptomyces tirandamycinicus DNA segment above includes these coding regions:
- a CDS encoding ATP-binding protein, with protein sequence MREGAPLRRWPLVGRAAQLAVCEEVLSDPRRSALLIFGAAGVGKSRLAEEVLSRPVAGRSVSRAVATTAAAQVPLGAVAHLLPDGVDMSDPVSGFSAVFTKMAGSRDRHQRSVVLVDDLHLLDSTSVMLLRQLMDARAVFLVGTVRTGEPASEAVASLGQGDGVHQLDLAEFTLQEVETLLQQVLGGPVNRRTTHELYTASSGNPLYLRELVQGALATGALAGDQELWELVAEDRLPVTRRLTDVIRHRLSAADASSRLVLETLALCEPMALAHLEAGDGPGVLNALERAELITIVRDRRRTTVRLAHPLYGEVLRADLPVLRRRGILLAQAAVLEQSGARRREDALHLASYQLAATGTADPALLTEAAALASYARDHPRALEFLHAVPEAKQTVPVLLLLGKSLYEMGETEPAESTLARADALAVDEAEALAVALVRTQNQIWGKGVTAEEAIALADRARDRVTSPLGLRVLRINEAAIRFSVGDLAESLRLLADLEQDAQQAPDVQMWLMGATTKSVSLAFLGRGAEATAWAERAVAACSGADLDMYTTITFQGAANSVLVWALTWSGRLDEARAVGEAAYAELAGTYANPERMLLAYQLGCTAWTAGHPASARRWFAEVTRAARTPSRSGRAMSLAGLAASAALLGDVPAAEAALEEFDRTPTPVRLPHERFGEAWLLVARGELSQARDALRSAAAEARERGHTGSEAVLLTDLARLGRAREAAPRLAELASRCGDGSLVSAQSRFTAALASRDADELLAVCDLLEGMGAHLLAAEAANTAAAVWSKAGDPRRAAAAAARSSANADRCEGASTPALLVPTPTSAPLTPREREIAFLASRGMTSRDVAARLTISVRTVDNHLQRVYAKLGITDRRQLPRPGNEPTGTHGG
- a CDS encoding GlxA family transcriptional regulator; this translates as MIHDVAVLALEGSHAFEVGVFCEVFGIDRGEDGLPVYDFALVSAAAGAVPTRHGFEIRAPHGPERLSSADLVCVPAYDLRVRQPDRLAEELRAAVDRGACVLSICTGAFLLGEAGLLDGRRCTTHWRYTGELARRHPRAHVESDVLYVDENPIITGAGTAAGVDTCLHLIRREHGSTVANAVARRMVAPPHREGGQRQYRERPQPRDGSTLLTPVLSWIEANLDRELTVEAMAREAHLSPRTFARRFRQETGTTPLQWLTGQRVLLAQHHLETTDDPITVIARRSGFGTVDTLRHHFARRLGITPHGYRRAFRAPHGGPRPLGQPQPGPGPG
- a CDS encoding proline dehydrogenase family protein, with translation MIKPPPTADTTALSSRAAQVLRGLALDEELKWHVPKDPVLGPLARRVARRFVAGEGLTDARDRARRVLAEGHRVSVEYLGESCRDPRRATTETDVFVDAARLLPPGCSVSLDLSHIGLAVDGEVALRNASRIARATAETGRELMISAEGSDRTDAVLALHRALCERFDHVGVTVQARLHRTAEDLRGLLALPGRIRLVKGAFLEPRSIAYTREDPALAAAYLAYAEQLADSGHRCSFATHDWDLIHRIDQHLGGAGHETAPWEFETLLGLGPDRLDAMAGQGHPTREYVVFGTEWWLYVCNRLAEDPGRLLQALVDAAAR